The Urocitellus parryii isolate mUroPar1 chromosome 6, mUroPar1.hap1, whole genome shotgun sequence genome includes a window with the following:
- the Wfdc3 gene encoding WAP four-disulfide core domain protein 3 gives MISYLFLLKALLAFGFLASWVTAEEHVKEGECPPDENPCKELCQDDESCPPGQKCCSTGCGQVCREYFPIGMKRICPRIVRKRSCFKSCTTDDTCPGVKKCCTFGCSTACVAPVSHFKLGSDGECPEDPLPCEEQCDGDAACPLGHKCCSTGCGHTCRGDIKGGRAGNCPTFLVGLCIVECMMDENCQAGKKCCKSGCGRFCVPPVPLPQRSLNFNRTLRSDVN, from the exons ATGATAAGCTACCTCTTTCTTCTGAAGGCGCTTCTAGCTTTTGGGTTCCTGGCATCCTGGGTAACAGCAGAAGAGCATG TGAAAGAGGGAGAATGCCCTCCTGATGAGAACCCGTGTAAAGAGCTGTGCCAGGATGATGAGTCATGTCCTCCTGGGCAGAAGTGCTGCAGCACGGGCTGTGGTCAGGTCTGCCGAGAATACTTTCCTATAG GGATGAAAAGAATCTGTCCCAGGATTGTTCGGAAACGATCCTGTTTTAAAAGTTGCACCACCGATGACACATGTCCAGGTGTAAAGAAGTGCTGTACGTTTGGCTGCAGCACAGCCTGTGTGGCCCCAGTCTCTCATTTCAAGCTGG GGTCTGATGGTGAATGTCCCGAGGACCCCCTTCCCTGCGAGGAGCAGTGTGACGGGGATGCGGCCTGTCCTCTGGGGCACAAATGCTGCAGCACCGGCTGTGGCCACACCTGCCGTGGAGACATCAAGGGag GGCGGGCTGGGAATTGTCCCACCTTTCTGGTAGGCCTGTGTATCGTGGAATGCATGATGGACGAGAACTGTCAAGCTGGGAAGAAGTGCTGCAAGTCAGGATGCGGCCGTTTCTGTGTCCCACCGGTCCCGCTACCCCAAAGGTCCTTGAACTTCAACAGGACCCTCAGGTCTGATGTGAATTAG